A genomic region of Arachis stenosperma cultivar V10309 chromosome 9, arast.V10309.gnm1.PFL2, whole genome shotgun sequence contains the following coding sequences:
- the LOC130947756 gene encoding probable glucan endo-1,3-beta-glucosidase A6, giving the protein MATIITVSLLIISLPFFSISSAKISGQPGINYGQLGNNLPPPKTSINLIKSLKAKRVKIYDTNPLILKSLENTNLQVSIMVPNELVSKISTNQTLSDQWVQSNVAPFYHKTLIRYLLVGNELISSTSPDTWHHIVPTMQRIKTSLTTFRLHKVKVGTPCAMDVLESSFPPSNGTFRNDIAFRVMKPMLKFLSKTKSFFFLDVYPFFAWSSDPKNIDLNYALFESKTITVTDSGTGLVYHNLFDQMVDAVYFAMNRIGYPDIRIFIAETGWPNGGNLDQIGANIHNAATYNRNFVKKVTKKPTVGTPARPGWSLPSFIFALYNENLKPGLGTERHFGLLYPNGSGIYEIDLSGKTPESEFPALPPAEDYKGKAWCVVAEGANVSLVAAALSYACSQGNGTCDPIQRGQLCFEPNSVVGHANYAFSSYWAQFRSIGGTCNFNGLAEATSKDPSYGSCKFPSVIL; this is encoded by the exons ATGGCTACTATCATTACAGTTTCTCTATTAATTATCTCCCTTCCATTCTTCTCCATATCCA GTGCAAAAATCTCAGGTCAACCTGGAATCAACTACGGTCAATTGGGCAACAATCTTCCACCTCCAAAAACCTCAATAAACCTAATCAAATCCCTAAAAGCCAAACGCGTCAAAATCTATGATACGAATCCATTGATCCTAAAATCCCTAGAAAACACCAACCTCCAAGTCTCAATCATGGTGCCAAACGAACTCGTCTCAAAAATCTCAACAAACCAAACACTCTCAGACCAATGGGTCCAATCCAACGTCGCACCTTTCTACCACAAAACCCTAATCCGATACCTCCTCGTCGGAAACGAACTCATCAGCTCCACGTCACCTGACACGTGGCACCACATCGTTCCCACGATGCAGAGGATCAAAACCTCCCTAACAACGTTCCGTTTGCACAAGGTGAAGGTTGGAACGCCCTGTGCCATGGACGTGCTGGAATCGTCGTTTCCACCTTCAAATGGCACATTCAGAAACGACATTGCGTTTCGTGTCATGAAGCCGATGCTGAAatttttgtccaaaaccaaatcgTTTTTCTTCTTGGATGTGTACCCGTTTTTCGCGTGGTCCTCGGACCCTAAAAACATTGACCTTAATTACGCGCTATTTGAGTCCAAGACCATAACGGTAACGGACTCGGGTACGGGTTTGGTTTACCATAATTTGTTTGATCAGATGGTGGACGCGGTTTATTTTGCAATGAACCGGATCGGGTACCCGGATATTCGGATATTTATTGCTGAAACGGGTTGGCCCAACGGAGGAAACTTGGACCAAATTGGAGCGAATATTCACAATGCTGCCACGTATAACCGGAATTTTGTGAAGAAAGTGACGAAAAAGCCGACGGTTGGGACTCCGGCTCGACCGGGTTGGAGTCTTCCATCGTTTATATTTGCGTTGTATAACGAGAATTTAAAACCAGGATTAGGCACAGAACGTCATTTTGGGTTATTGTATCCGAATGGATCTGGAATTTACGAAATTGACCTTTCTGGAAAGACGCCGGAGTCAGAATTTCCAGCGCTGCCGCCAGCGGAGGATTACAAAGGGAAGGCGTGGTGTGTGGTGGCGGAGGGAGCGAACGTGAGCTTAGTAGCGGCGGCGCTATCATACGCTTGCTCCCAAGGGAACGGAACCTGTGATCCGATCCAACGTGGACAATTATGTTTTGAACCGAACAGTGTAGTTGGGCATGCTAACTATGCGTTTAGTTCTTATTGGGCACAGTTCAGGTCTATTGGTGGAACTTGTAATTTCAATGGTTTAGCTGAAGCTACCTCAAAGGATCCAA GTTATGGATCTTGCAAGTTTCCAAGTGTGATTCTTTGA